The genomic segment GTCATCTCCGCCAAGCCCGCTCCTTTTCCTCCCAGGAGGTCGCGCATGGTACCGTCACCGTCAGCTTTGCCGCCGCCGAAGAAGTAATATGCCGGATGTTCCAGCGTGAATTTAGACGCTGTTTTGCCGCGTGATGACTTTTCCCGTGATGATTTCTTTTCCGGATTACTCTTTTTTGACCCGGCATTTTTCGATTTGGTTATTTTTGCCATGCTCACTTTCCTCGGGATTTTACTTTTCACAGATGCCTTGTTTGGTTGGCGCTTGGTTTCTTTTTTGACTGCAACCATACCGGCCTCCCCAATGTTCAAAATTTTGCAAAAATTATAAGATTTTTGCGCACAAAGCAATACAAAAAAGGCGGCTCTGGACTTTGCTCCAAAGCCGCCTTATAAGACTTCATTCGGCATTACATCGTGAACAGCCGCTCGCCGTTGATGATTTTCTCCAGTATCTTTAAGGTCTTCTCCACTGGAGAGTGCATTATGTCAGACGTGTTAAAAGTGGAACGAATCGGCTCCCGTGGACAGATGAAATTCGCTTTCCCTCTGCCCCCCCTGGCCTTCTTCTTGTGGGTAAGATTGTACTGACGCTGATACTCCTTGGCTTTTTCCTTGTGCAACTGGTAGTACCGTCGCTGATACTCCCTGCGCGCTTCCGGAGTCGAAAGCTTACCCTTTCCTCTTTTCCTGACTCTTGTTTTGGCGCCGGCGCTTCCTGCCGTTATCGCCATCCCCCCACCTCACTTTCGCGGTAAAGGTTTAAGTTACCCTTAAATTGAGAAATAGTACCACCACCAGGTTCCAGTACTATTATACCCAATTTATCCTCTTGAGTTGCAATTGTCAAGAGGTTTTTGCGGTTTGTCCATATTTTTCTGCCATAAATTCTTGCTCTACTGAAAATTGTACCTTCATCAATTTTACTTTTTTGTAACTCGCCATTTTACCAAGGAATATACCGGCTTGGAAATCCGCCATGGGAGGCATCAGAAAACCCTGCCGTCGGGTCACCCCGGCACGGCAGGGTCTTAAAGTATTCTCGCTATTTTATGGCTTTCTTTTTCTCCTTACGAGGCGGCGGTCCTCCGTTTTGAAAGGAATTTCACGAATTCCAGCAGCAGGAGAACAGCAAAGATGCCAATTATCAGGAACCAGACTACAAGCACCGACGGGTGTGCCCAGGAGGTCTCGGTCCAGTTTCCGACGTACTGAATTCGCTGGACAAAGAGCGAAATTCGACCCATTACGGTATATCCAAAGGAGGCGCCGAATCCAATCATCAGTATCCAGATGCCGAAGCGCGCCACCCCTTTAAACAGCCCGGAGTGCTCTTTGGAGAAGAAGAAATAAAAGAGCGCCGATAAGGTTCCAATGAAAATAATCAACTGCGCCAGCGCCGAGCCGGAATCAAGGATGCCGGTCCCGAAGAAGTTGTTCCATTCCACGTTTTTCATCGCCGAATAGAGCTGCACATTGACGCGGTTTTTCATTTCCAACGGCACCGCAATACCGGCCGCAATACCCATGTACATGGCAATCGGGTAACGGCTGATCCAGGACTTTTTCCGCGAGAAGCGGGTCCACATCATCACCCCCAGAACAGTCGGTATCAGGTACCAGGGGCGCGCCGAATTCAGCCAGAGTAGATAAAAGTCGCCGTCATTCAGGCGATTGAACAGGTTTGGCTGAAGACCGTTGTGCCAGAGAATGATGACGAAATATCCGGCCGAGACGCCAACCACCAGGTGTTCCGCGAACTTATAAAAAGGATTGTCCCGGTACAGGAAGGAAAATATGCAAAGAGTCAAGAAGGCGCCAAAGGTCGTCCAGAGATAAGTTCCTATTGAAAATGCATCCATATTACTTTACCTCCTAACCCTGTTTCCGTCGGGATACCAGGAACCCGATGTTGCCAATGATAATGAATAGAATGATGACGATATGGGCATAGACCTGAATCCGCATGCCGTCGATGGCGGGACCCGGATTATCAGCCAGTTTTTCATACTGTGCCGCACCCAGAAGTCCTCCCATAATGCCGAATATCTGACCGGAATTCAGATAGGGATAGTAGTCGGCTCCCATAACTCCGGTCATGCCGAGCGCCAGCGGGAAGTTGTACCGTCCCTGCCCGTATGAAATCCACATATCGGCCACATTCCCGGCGGCGAAATCGACCACGCACTTCACCTGGTCGTAATTCATAACCCCTTTCATCATCGGGATGCTGTCGAGGGGAGTGCCATAGTAATCGGAGGGGAATGGTATACGGAAATTCTGCCCCATCCCGAGAATCACCAGCGCGGGATACGGTTTGTAACCAAGAAAGACATAATCGATGCCGTTAATTATCTCCCGCCCGGGATAGAAGACGCCGTTGTAGGTTTTGTCCAGTTTTACCGAATCGCTGATATCGCGAATCGCCTGGTCGGCCATTCCGGGTCCATTCTGCGACAAGGTAACAAATATCACCCGCATTTTCTTGCGGAACGCCTGCTCGGCGATGGCGTAAGTCATCGGG from the Candidatus Zixiibacteriota bacterium genome contains:
- a CDS encoding PEP/pyruvate-binding domain-containing protein produces the protein MAKITKSKNAGSKKSNPEKKSSREKSSRGKTASKFTLEHPAYYFFGGGKADGDGTMRDLLGGKGAGLAEMTRAGIPVPAGFTITTEVCKVYYQNNLEIPEEIDRDFPKYMAKIEEVMGAKFGDPTNPLLVSVRSGAKFS